A DNA window from Equus przewalskii isolate Varuska chromosome 12, EquPr2, whole genome shotgun sequence contains the following coding sequences:
- the ATXN2L gene encoding ataxin-2-like protein isoform X24: protein MLKPQPPQQTSQPQQPPPTQQAVARRPPGGTSPPNGGLPGPLASTSAPPGPPAAASPCLGPAAVAGSGLRRGAESILAPPPPPPQQQHQERPGAAAIGSARGQSTGKGPPQSPVFEGVYNNSRMLHFLTAVVGSTCDVKVKNGATYEGIFKTLSSKFELAVDAVHRKASEPVGGPRREDIVDTMVFKPSDVMLVHFRNVDFNYATKDKFTDSAIAMNSKVNGEHKEKVLQRWEGGDSNSDDYDLESDMSNGWDPNEMFKFNEENYGVKTTYDSSLSSYTVPLEKDNSEEFRQRELRAAQLAREIESSPQYRLRIAMENDDGRTEEEKHSAVQRQGSGRESPSLASREGKYIPLPQRVREGPRGGVRCSSSRGGRPGLSSLPPRGPHHLDNSNPGPGSETRGINGGPSRMSPKAQRPLRGAKTLSSPSSRPSAEASVPSPPAVSRMYPPRSPKSAAPAPISASCPEPPIGSAVPTSSASIPVTSSVDPGVGSISPASPKISLAPTDVKELPTKEPGRTLESQELSRIAGKVPGLQSEQKRFQLEELRKFGAQFKLQPSSSPETSLDPFPPRILKEEAKGKEKEVDGLLNSEPIGSPVSKTESALDKEDKAPLPPAGGTEGAEQPPPPCPSQTGSPPVGLIKGDDKDEGPVAEQVKKSTLNPNAKEFNPTKPLLSVNKSTSTPTSPGPRTHSTPSIPVLTAGQSGLYSPQYISYIPPIHMGPAVQAPQMYPYPVSNSVPGQQGKYRGAKGSLPPQRSDQHQPASAPPMMQAAAAAGPPLVAATPYSSYIPYNPQQFPGQPAMMQPMAHYPSQPVFAPMLQGSPRMLTSGSHPQAIVSSSTPQYPSAEQPTPQALYATVHQSYPHHATQLHAHQPQPATTPTGSQPQSQHAAPSPVQHQAGQAPHLGSGQPQQNLYHPGALTGTPPSLPPGPSAQSPQSSFPQPAAVYAIHPHQQLPHGFTNMAHVTQVSSLARRLDFQEEPMTGFLPFHPPGN from the exons ATGTTGAAGCCTCAGCCGCCACAACAGAcctcccagccccagcagccGCCCCCCACGCAACAGGCCGTGGCCCGCCGGCCTCCCGGAGGCACCAGCCCTCCCAACGGCGGCCTCCCGGGGCCCCTGGCCTCCACCTCGGCTCCCCCAGGGCCTCCCGCGGCTGCTTCCCCCTGCCTGGGGCCTGCAGCCGTTGCCGGGAGCGGGCTCCGCCGGGGAGCCGAGAGCATCTTGGCGCCGCCACCACCGCCGCCGCAGCAGCAGCATCAGGAGAGGCCAGGGGCAGCGGCCATCGGCAGCGCCAG GGGACAAAGCACAGGAAAGGGACCCCCACAGTCACCG GTGTTTGAGGGTGTCTACAACAATTCCAGAATGCTGCATTTCCTTACAGCTGTTGTG GGCTCCACCTGTGATGTAAAGGTGAAGAATGGTGCCACCTATGAAGGTATCTTCAAGACTTTGAGCTCAAAG TTTGAACTAGCAGTAGACGCTGTGCACCGGAAAGCATCTGAGCCAGTAGGTGGCCCTCGTCGGGAAGACATTGTGGACACCATGGTGTTTAAGCCAAGTGATGTCATGCTTGTCCACTTCCGAAATGTTGACTTCAATTATGCTACTAAAG ACAAGTTCACTGATTCAGCCATTGCCATGAACTCGAAGGTGAATGGGGAGCACAAAGAGAAGGTGCTTCAGCGCTGGGAGGGGGGTGACAGCAACAGCGATGACTACGACCTCGAGTCTGACATG TCCAATGGATGGGATCCCAATGAAATGTTCAAGTTCAATGAGGAAAACTATGGTGTAAAGACTACCTATGACAGCAGTCTCTCTTCTTATAC GGTGCCCTTAGAGAAGGACAACTCAGAAGAGTTTCGTCAGCGGGAGCTACGAGCGGCCCAGTTGGCTCGAGAGATTGAATCGAGCCCTCAGTACCGCCTGCGGATTGCCATGGAGAACGATGATGGGCGCACTGAAGAGGAGAAGCACAGTGCGGTCCAGCGGCAGGGTTCAGGACGAGAGAGCCCCAGCTTGGCATCTAG GGAGGGAAAGTATATCCCTCTACCCCAGAGAGTTCGGGAAGGTCCCCGGGGAGGCGTTCGATGCAGTAGTTCCCGGGGCGGCCGACCTGGCCTTAGCTCTTTGCCGCCTCGTGGCCCTCACCATCTTGACAATAGCAACCCTGGCCCAGGTTCTGAGACACGTGGTATCAATGGAG gcccTTCCCGCATGTCCCCTAAGGCACAGCGGCCTCTGAGAGGTGCCAAGACTCTGTCTTCACCCAGCAGTAGGCCTTCTGCAGAAGCTTCTGTTCCATCTCCTCCTGCAG tGAGCCGAATGTACCCACCACGCTCTCCCAAGtcggctgcccctgccccaatCTCAGCTTCCTGTCCTGAGCCTCCCATTGGCTCAGCAGTACCAACTTCTTCAGCTTCCATCCCTGTGACATCATCAGTTGATCCTGGAGTAGGCTCCATTTCCCCCGCTTCTCCAAAGATCTCACTGGCCCCCACAGATG TAAAAGAACTTCCAACCAAGGAACCTGGGAGAACTCTGGAGTCCCAGGAGCTGTCCCGGATAGCTGGGAAAG TCCCTGGCCTTCAGAGTGAACAGAAACGCTTTCAACTGGAGGAACTGAGAAAGTTTGGGGCCCAGTTTAAG CTTCAGCCTAGTAGCTCCCCTGAGACCAGCCTGGATCCTTTTCCTCCCCGGATCTTAAAGGAGGAGgccaaagggaaggagaaggaggttgACGGTCTACTGAATTCAGAGCCCATAGGGTCCCCAGTCTCCAAGACAGAGTCTGCATTGGATAAAGAGGACAAAGCACCCCTGCCGCCAGCAGGAGGCACTGAGGGGGCAGAGCAGCCCCCGCCGCCTTGCCCAAGCCAAACTGGCAGCCCCCCAGTGGGCCTCATCAAGGGAGATGACAAGGATGAGGGCCCTGTTGCTGA acAAGTCAAGAAGTCAACCTTGAACCCCAATGCCAAGGAGTTCAATCCCACAAAGCCTCTGCTGTCTGTG AATAAATCCACCAGTACCCCAACTTCTCCAGGGCCCCGGACTCATTCAACTCCCTCCATCCCGGTGCTGACAGCAGGCCAGAGTGGGCTCTATAGCCCCCAGTACATTTCCTACATACCTCCGATCCACATGGGACCAGCTGTTCAG GCACCTCAGATGTATCCATATCCTGTATCCAACTCAGTGCCTGGACAGCAGGGCAAGTACCGGGGAGCAAAAG gctccctgcccccacagcgCTCGGACCAACACCAGCCAGCTTCAGCCCCTCCGATGATGCAGGCCGCTGCCGCTGCTGGCCCACCTCTGGTGGCTGCCACACCTTACTCTTCCTACATCCCATACAACCCACAGCAGTTCCCAGGCCAGCCCGCCATGATGCAGCCCATGGCCCACTATCCTTCACAG CCGGTGTTTGCCCCCATGCTTCAAGGCAGCCCACGCATGCTGACGTCAGGGAGTCATCCCCAGGCCATTGTGTCGTCCTCCACCCCTCAGTACCCTTCTGCAGAGCAGCCCACTCCCCAAGCCCTTTATG CCACTGTTCACCAGTCCTATCCACACCATGCCACGCAGCTCCATGCCCACCAGCCGCAGCCGGCCACCACACCTACTGGGAGCCAGCCGCAGTCCCAGCATGCGGCCCCCAGTCCCGTCCAG CACCAGGCGGGGCAGGCCCCACACCTGGGCAGTGGACAGCCACAGCAGAATCTGTACCACCCAGGGGCCCTGACAGGCACACCGCCTTCTCTGCCACCGGGGCCTTCTGCCCAGTCCCCTCAGAGCAGCTTCCCCCAACCAGCCGCTGTGTATGCCATCCATCCCCACCAGCAGCTGCCCCACGGCTTCACCAACATGGCCCACGTTACCCAG GTGAGCAGCCTGGCCAGGCGCCTGGATTTCCAGGAGGAGCCGATGACAGGATTC CTCCCCTTCCACCCCCCGGGGAACTGA
- the ATXN2L gene encoding ataxin-2-like protein isoform X23, which yields MLKPQPPQQTSQPQQPPPTQQAVARRPPGGTSPPNGGLPGPLASTSAPPGPPAAASPCLGPAAVAGSGLRRGAESILAPPPPPPQQQHQERPGAAAIGSARGQSTGKGPPQSPVFEGVYNNSRMLHFLTAVVGSTCDVKVKNGATYEGIFKTLSSKFELAVDAVHRKASEPVGGPRREDIVDTMVFKPSDVMLVHFRNVDFNYATKDKFTDSAIAMNSKVNGEHKEKRRTTQKSFVSGSYERPSWLERLNRALSTACGLPWRTMMGALKRRSTVRSSGRVQDERAPAWHLGRESISLYPREFGKVPGEAFDAVVPGAADLALALCRLVALTILTIATLAQVLRHVVSMEAQRPLRGAKTLSSPSSRPSAEASVPSPPAVSRMYPPRSPKSAAPAPISASCPEPPIGSAVPTSSASIPVTSSVDPGVGSISPASPKISLAPTDVKELPTKEPGRTLESQELSRIAGKVPGLQSEQKRFQLEELRKFGAQFKLQPSSSPETSLDPFPPRILKEEAKGKEKEVDGLLNSEPIGSPVSKTESALDKEDKAPLPPAGGTEGAEQPPPPCPSQTGSPPVGLIKGDDKDEGPVAEQVKKSTLNPNAKEFNPTKPLLSVNKSTSTPTSPGPRTHSTPSIPVLTAGQSGLYSPQYISYIPPIHMGPAVQAPQMYPYPVSNSVPGQQGKYRGAKGSLPPQRSDQHQPASAPPMMQAAAAAGPPLVAATPYSSYIPYNPQQFPGQPAMMQPMAHYPSQPVFAPMLQGSPRMLTSGSHPQAIVSSSTPQYPSAEQPTPQALYATVHQSYPHHATQLHAHQPQPATTPTGSQPQSQHAAPSPVQHQAGQAPHLGSGQPQQNLYHPGALTGTPPSLPPGPSAQSPQSSFPQPAAVYAIHPHQQLPHGFTNMAHVTQAHVQTGITAAPPPHPGAPHPPQVMLLHPPQSHGGPPQGAVPQSGVPALSASTPSPYPYIGHPQGEQPGQAPGFPGGADDRIREFSLAGGIWHGRADGLQVGQDARVLGGE from the exons ATGTTGAAGCCTCAGCCGCCACAACAGAcctcccagccccagcagccGCCCCCCACGCAACAGGCCGTGGCCCGCCGGCCTCCCGGAGGCACCAGCCCTCCCAACGGCGGCCTCCCGGGGCCCCTGGCCTCCACCTCGGCTCCCCCAGGGCCTCCCGCGGCTGCTTCCCCCTGCCTGGGGCCTGCAGCCGTTGCCGGGAGCGGGCTCCGCCGGGGAGCCGAGAGCATCTTGGCGCCGCCACCACCGCCGCCGCAGCAGCAGCATCAGGAGAGGCCAGGGGCAGCGGCCATCGGCAGCGCCAG GGGACAAAGCACAGGAAAGGGACCCCCACAGTCACCG GTGTTTGAGGGTGTCTACAACAATTCCAGAATGCTGCATTTCCTTACAGCTGTTGTG GGCTCCACCTGTGATGTAAAGGTGAAGAATGGTGCCACCTATGAAGGTATCTTCAAGACTTTGAGCTCAAAG TTTGAACTAGCAGTAGACGCTGTGCACCGGAAAGCATCTGAGCCAGTAGGTGGCCCTCGTCGGGAAGACATTGTGGACACCATGGTGTTTAAGCCAAGTGATGTCATGCTTGTCCACTTCCGAAATGTTGACTTCAATTATGCTACTAAAG ACAAGTTCACTGATTCAGCCATTGCCATGAACTCGAAGGTGAATGGGGAGCACAAAGAGAAG AGAAGGACAACTCAGAAGAGTTTCGTCAGCGGGAGCTACGAGCGGCCCAGTTGGCTCGAGAGATTGAATCGAGCCCTCAGTACCGCCTGCGGATTGCCATGGAGAACGATGATGGGCGCACTGAAGAGGAGAAGCACAGTGCGGTCCAGCGGCAGGGTTCAGGACGAGAGAGCCCCAGCTTGGCATCTAG GGAGGGAAAGTATATCCCTCTACCCCAGAGAGTTCGGGAAGGTCCCCGGGGAGGCGTTCGATGCAGTAGTTCCCGGGGCGGCCGACCTGGCCTTAGCTCTTTGCCGCCTCGTGGCCCTCACCATCTTGACAATAGCAACCCTGGCCCAGGTTCTGAGACACGTGGTATCAATGGAG GCACAGCGGCCTCTGAGAGGTGCCAAGACTCTGTCTTCACCCAGCAGTAGGCCTTCTGCAGAAGCTTCTGTTCCATCTCCTCCTGCAG tGAGCCGAATGTACCCACCACGCTCTCCCAAGtcggctgcccctgccccaatCTCAGCTTCCTGTCCTGAGCCTCCCATTGGCTCAGCAGTACCAACTTCTTCAGCTTCCATCCCTGTGACATCATCAGTTGATCCTGGAGTAGGCTCCATTTCCCCCGCTTCTCCAAAGATCTCACTGGCCCCCACAGATG TAAAAGAACTTCCAACCAAGGAACCTGGGAGAACTCTGGAGTCCCAGGAGCTGTCCCGGATAGCTGGGAAAG TCCCTGGCCTTCAGAGTGAACAGAAACGCTTTCAACTGGAGGAACTGAGAAAGTTTGGGGCCCAGTTTAAG CTTCAGCCTAGTAGCTCCCCTGAGACCAGCCTGGATCCTTTTCCTCCCCGGATCTTAAAGGAGGAGgccaaagggaaggagaaggaggttgACGGTCTACTGAATTCAGAGCCCATAGGGTCCCCAGTCTCCAAGACAGAGTCTGCATTGGATAAAGAGGACAAAGCACCCCTGCCGCCAGCAGGAGGCACTGAGGGGGCAGAGCAGCCCCCGCCGCCTTGCCCAAGCCAAACTGGCAGCCCCCCAGTGGGCCTCATCAAGGGAGATGACAAGGATGAGGGCCCTGTTGCTGA acAAGTCAAGAAGTCAACCTTGAACCCCAATGCCAAGGAGTTCAATCCCACAAAGCCTCTGCTGTCTGTG AATAAATCCACCAGTACCCCAACTTCTCCAGGGCCCCGGACTCATTCAACTCCCTCCATCCCGGTGCTGACAGCAGGCCAGAGTGGGCTCTATAGCCCCCAGTACATTTCCTACATACCTCCGATCCACATGGGACCAGCTGTTCAG GCACCTCAGATGTATCCATATCCTGTATCCAACTCAGTGCCTGGACAGCAGGGCAAGTACCGGGGAGCAAAAG gctccctgcccccacagcgCTCGGACCAACACCAGCCAGCTTCAGCCCCTCCGATGATGCAGGCCGCTGCCGCTGCTGGCCCACCTCTGGTGGCTGCCACACCTTACTCTTCCTACATCCCATACAACCCACAGCAGTTCCCAGGCCAGCCCGCCATGATGCAGCCCATGGCCCACTATCCTTCACAG CCGGTGTTTGCCCCCATGCTTCAAGGCAGCCCACGCATGCTGACGTCAGGGAGTCATCCCCAGGCCATTGTGTCGTCCTCCACCCCTCAGTACCCTTCTGCAGAGCAGCCCACTCCCCAAGCCCTTTATG CCACTGTTCACCAGTCCTATCCACACCATGCCACGCAGCTCCATGCCCACCAGCCGCAGCCGGCCACCACACCTACTGGGAGCCAGCCGCAGTCCCAGCATGCGGCCCCCAGTCCCGTCCAG CACCAGGCGGGGCAGGCCCCACACCTGGGCAGTGGACAGCCACAGCAGAATCTGTACCACCCAGGGGCCCTGACAGGCACACCGCCTTCTCTGCCACCGGGGCCTTCTGCCCAGTCCCCTCAGAGCAGCTTCCCCCAACCAGCCGCTGTGTATGCCATCCATCCCCACCAGCAGCTGCCCCACGGCTTCACCAACATGGCCCACGTTACCCAG GCCCATGTCCAAACTGGAATCACAGCAGCCCCGCCCCCTCACCCTGGGGCTCCCCACCcgccccaggtgatgctgctgcacCCACCCCAGAGCCATGGGGGCCCCCCCCAAGGCGCGGTGCCCCAGAGTGGGGTGCCTGCACTCTCAGCTTCCACACCCTCACCCTACCCCTACATCGGACACCCCCAAGGTGAGCAGCCTGGCCAGGCGCCTGGATTTCCAGGAGGAGCCGATGACAGGATTCGTGAGTTCTCGTTAGCTGGGGGAATTTGGCATGGAAGAGCTGATGGGCTGCAGGTGGGGCAGGATGCACGGGTTCtgggtggggagtga
- the ATXN2L gene encoding ataxin-2-like protein isoform X1, whose protein sequence is MLKPQPPQQTSQPQQPPPTQQAVARRPPGGTSPPNGGLPGPLASTSAPPGPPAAASPCLGPAAVAGSGLRRGAESILAPPPPPPQQQHQERPGAAAIGSARGQSTGKGPPQSPVFEGVYNNSRMLHFLTAVVGSTCDVKVKNGATYEGIFKTLSSKFELAVDAVHRKASEPVGGPRREDIVDTMVFKPSDVMLVHFRNVDFNYATKDKFTDSAIAMNSKVNGEHKEKVLQRWEGGDSNSDDYDLESDMSNGWDPNEMFKFNEENYGVKTTYDSSLSSYTVPLEKDNSEEFRQRELRAAQLAREIESSPQYRLRIAMENDDGRTEEEKHSAVQRQGSGRESPSLASREGKYIPLPQRVREGPRGGVRCSSSRGGRPGLSSLPPRGPHHLDNSNPGPGSETRGINGGPSRMSPKAQRPLRGAKTLSSPSSRPSAEASVPSPPAVSRMYPPRSPKSAAPAPISASCPEPPIGSAVPTSSASIPVTSSVDPGVGSISPASPKISLAPTDVKELPTKEPGRTLESQELSRIAGKVPGLQSEQKRFQLEELRKFGAQFKLQPSSSPETSLDPFPPRILKEEAKGKEKEVDGLLNSEPIGSPVSKTESALDKEDKAPLPPAGGTEGAEQPPPPCPSQTGSPPVGLIKGDDKDEGPVAEQVKKSTLNPNAKEFNPTKPLLSVNKSTSTPTSPGPRTHSTPSIPVLTAGQSGLYSPQYISYIPPIHMGPAVQAPQMYPYPVSNSVPGQQGKYRGAKGSLPPQRSDQHQPASAPPMMQAAAAAGPPLVAATPYSSYIPYNPQQFPGQPAMMQPMAHYPSQPVFAPMLQGSPRMLTSGSHPQAIVSSSTPQYPSAEQPTPQALYATVHQSYPHHATQLHAHQPQPATTPTGSQPQSQHAAPSPVQHQAGQAPHLGSGQPQQNLYHPGALTGTPPSLPPGPSAQSPQSSFPQPAAVYAIHPHQQLPHGFTNMAHVTQAHVQTGITAAPPPHPGAPHPPQVMLLHPPQSHGGPPQGAVPQSGVPALSASTPSPYPYIGHPQGEQPGQAPGFPGGADDRIREFSLAGGIWHGRADGLQVGQDARVLGGE, encoded by the exons ATGTTGAAGCCTCAGCCGCCACAACAGAcctcccagccccagcagccGCCCCCCACGCAACAGGCCGTGGCCCGCCGGCCTCCCGGAGGCACCAGCCCTCCCAACGGCGGCCTCCCGGGGCCCCTGGCCTCCACCTCGGCTCCCCCAGGGCCTCCCGCGGCTGCTTCCCCCTGCCTGGGGCCTGCAGCCGTTGCCGGGAGCGGGCTCCGCCGGGGAGCCGAGAGCATCTTGGCGCCGCCACCACCGCCGCCGCAGCAGCAGCATCAGGAGAGGCCAGGGGCAGCGGCCATCGGCAGCGCCAG GGGACAAAGCACAGGAAAGGGACCCCCACAGTCACCG GTGTTTGAGGGTGTCTACAACAATTCCAGAATGCTGCATTTCCTTACAGCTGTTGTG GGCTCCACCTGTGATGTAAAGGTGAAGAATGGTGCCACCTATGAAGGTATCTTCAAGACTTTGAGCTCAAAG TTTGAACTAGCAGTAGACGCTGTGCACCGGAAAGCATCTGAGCCAGTAGGTGGCCCTCGTCGGGAAGACATTGTGGACACCATGGTGTTTAAGCCAAGTGATGTCATGCTTGTCCACTTCCGAAATGTTGACTTCAATTATGCTACTAAAG ACAAGTTCACTGATTCAGCCATTGCCATGAACTCGAAGGTGAATGGGGAGCACAAAGAGAAGGTGCTTCAGCGCTGGGAGGGGGGTGACAGCAACAGCGATGACTACGACCTCGAGTCTGACATG TCCAATGGATGGGATCCCAATGAAATGTTCAAGTTCAATGAGGAAAACTATGGTGTAAAGACTACCTATGACAGCAGTCTCTCTTCTTATAC GGTGCCCTTAGAGAAGGACAACTCAGAAGAGTTTCGTCAGCGGGAGCTACGAGCGGCCCAGTTGGCTCGAGAGATTGAATCGAGCCCTCAGTACCGCCTGCGGATTGCCATGGAGAACGATGATGGGCGCACTGAAGAGGAGAAGCACAGTGCGGTCCAGCGGCAGGGTTCAGGACGAGAGAGCCCCAGCTTGGCATCTAG GGAGGGAAAGTATATCCCTCTACCCCAGAGAGTTCGGGAAGGTCCCCGGGGAGGCGTTCGATGCAGTAGTTCCCGGGGCGGCCGACCTGGCCTTAGCTCTTTGCCGCCTCGTGGCCCTCACCATCTTGACAATAGCAACCCTGGCCCAGGTTCTGAGACACGTGGTATCAATGGAG gcccTTCCCGCATGTCCCCTAAGGCACAGCGGCCTCTGAGAGGTGCCAAGACTCTGTCTTCACCCAGCAGTAGGCCTTCTGCAGAAGCTTCTGTTCCATCTCCTCCTGCAG tGAGCCGAATGTACCCACCACGCTCTCCCAAGtcggctgcccctgccccaatCTCAGCTTCCTGTCCTGAGCCTCCCATTGGCTCAGCAGTACCAACTTCTTCAGCTTCCATCCCTGTGACATCATCAGTTGATCCTGGAGTAGGCTCCATTTCCCCCGCTTCTCCAAAGATCTCACTGGCCCCCACAGATG TAAAAGAACTTCCAACCAAGGAACCTGGGAGAACTCTGGAGTCCCAGGAGCTGTCCCGGATAGCTGGGAAAG TCCCTGGCCTTCAGAGTGAACAGAAACGCTTTCAACTGGAGGAACTGAGAAAGTTTGGGGCCCAGTTTAAG CTTCAGCCTAGTAGCTCCCCTGAGACCAGCCTGGATCCTTTTCCTCCCCGGATCTTAAAGGAGGAGgccaaagggaaggagaaggaggttgACGGTCTACTGAATTCAGAGCCCATAGGGTCCCCAGTCTCCAAGACAGAGTCTGCATTGGATAAAGAGGACAAAGCACCCCTGCCGCCAGCAGGAGGCACTGAGGGGGCAGAGCAGCCCCCGCCGCCTTGCCCAAGCCAAACTGGCAGCCCCCCAGTGGGCCTCATCAAGGGAGATGACAAGGATGAGGGCCCTGTTGCTGA acAAGTCAAGAAGTCAACCTTGAACCCCAATGCCAAGGAGTTCAATCCCACAAAGCCTCTGCTGTCTGTG AATAAATCCACCAGTACCCCAACTTCTCCAGGGCCCCGGACTCATTCAACTCCCTCCATCCCGGTGCTGACAGCAGGCCAGAGTGGGCTCTATAGCCCCCAGTACATTTCCTACATACCTCCGATCCACATGGGACCAGCTGTTCAG GCACCTCAGATGTATCCATATCCTGTATCCAACTCAGTGCCTGGACAGCAGGGCAAGTACCGGGGAGCAAAAG gctccctgcccccacagcgCTCGGACCAACACCAGCCAGCTTCAGCCCCTCCGATGATGCAGGCCGCTGCCGCTGCTGGCCCACCTCTGGTGGCTGCCACACCTTACTCTTCCTACATCCCATACAACCCACAGCAGTTCCCAGGCCAGCCCGCCATGATGCAGCCCATGGCCCACTATCCTTCACAG CCGGTGTTTGCCCCCATGCTTCAAGGCAGCCCACGCATGCTGACGTCAGGGAGTCATCCCCAGGCCATTGTGTCGTCCTCCACCCCTCAGTACCCTTCTGCAGAGCAGCCCACTCCCCAAGCCCTTTATG CCACTGTTCACCAGTCCTATCCACACCATGCCACGCAGCTCCATGCCCACCAGCCGCAGCCGGCCACCACACCTACTGGGAGCCAGCCGCAGTCCCAGCATGCGGCCCCCAGTCCCGTCCAG CACCAGGCGGGGCAGGCCCCACACCTGGGCAGTGGACAGCCACAGCAGAATCTGTACCACCCAGGGGCCCTGACAGGCACACCGCCTTCTCTGCCACCGGGGCCTTCTGCCCAGTCCCCTCAGAGCAGCTTCCCCCAACCAGCCGCTGTGTATGCCATCCATCCCCACCAGCAGCTGCCCCACGGCTTCACCAACATGGCCCACGTTACCCAG GCCCATGTCCAAACTGGAATCACAGCAGCCCCGCCCCCTCACCCTGGGGCTCCCCACCcgccccaggtgatgctgctgcacCCACCCCAGAGCCATGGGGGCCCCCCCCAAGGCGCGGTGCCCCAGAGTGGGGTGCCTGCACTCTCAGCTTCCACACCCTCACCCTACCCCTACATCGGACACCCCCAAGGTGAGCAGCCTGGCCAGGCGCCTGGATTTCCAGGAGGAGCCGATGACAGGATTCGTGAGTTCTCGTTAGCTGGGGGAATTTGGCATGGAAGAGCTGATGGGCTGCAGGTGGGGCAGGATGCACGGGTTCtgggtggggagtga